One genomic window of uncultured Erythrobacter sp. includes the following:
- a CDS encoding carotenoid oxygenase family protein — protein sequence MQVTRHPPVKTSLEPSNHPYLNGPWTPLHEEVDVDELEVIEGEIPADIDGIYLRNTENPVHQPLGRHHPFDGDAMIHQVSITGGKASYRNRFVRTQCFTEEQIAGGSLWGGLMDPPALSKRPGFGAHGSLKDTGSTDIIVHSGVALATLYQCGEAWQLDPVTLDNLGKASWGPLDGISAHPKVDEATGELMFFNYSKHAPFMHYGVVDRAGKLVHYVPIPLPGPRLPHDMAITKNWSILNDMPLFWDEDLLKRDIHAARIHEGIPTRFALIPRYGKPEDIHWFEASPTYVLHWTNAWEEDDEVVLEGYYQDKPMPDPIEEAGEYSHMMAFVDEHSFLPRLHRWRFNLKTGETTEERLSDSIVEFGMINPDYLMRKSRYVWSTTTRPGWFLFNGYIRHDTETGSEVTYQLPEGVYASESPMVPRKGAAAEDDGYLITFLIDENRGTSECAILDASDIAKGPICRLALPHKISSGVHSTWVEHSQLNADADFRRGLLAAA from the coding sequence ATGCAGGTCACGCGCCATCCGCCGGTCAAGACATCGCTCGAACCATCGAACCATCCGTATTTGAACGGCCCATGGACACCGCTTCACGAAGAAGTGGATGTGGACGAACTCGAGGTGATCGAGGGGGAAATCCCGGCGGATATCGATGGCATCTATCTGCGCAATACCGAAAACCCGGTACACCAACCGCTTGGCCGCCATCACCCTTTCGATGGCGATGCGATGATCCATCAAGTCAGCATTACGGGCGGCAAAGCGAGCTATCGAAACCGGTTTGTGCGTACGCAGTGCTTTACCGAAGAGCAGATTGCTGGTGGGTCGCTGTGGGGCGGATTGATGGATCCGCCTGCACTTTCAAAACGCCCGGGTTTCGGCGCGCATGGCTCACTTAAAGACACGGGCTCGACCGACATTATTGTGCATTCGGGGGTGGCGCTGGCGACTCTCTATCAGTGCGGCGAAGCGTGGCAGCTCGATCCGGTGACGCTGGACAATCTCGGCAAGGCGTCGTGGGGACCGCTCGACGGTATTTCTGCGCATCCCAAGGTCGATGAAGCGACCGGCGAGCTGATGTTTTTCAATTACTCAAAGCACGCGCCGTTCATGCATTATGGCGTCGTCGACCGCGCAGGCAAGCTGGTGCATTATGTGCCGATCCCCTTGCCCGGCCCGCGTCTGCCGCACGACATGGCGATCACCAAGAACTGGTCGATCCTCAACGATATGCCGCTGTTTTGGGACGAAGATTTGCTGAAGCGAGACATCCATGCTGCGCGCATTCACGAAGGCATTCCGACCCGTTTCGCGTTGATCCCGCGGTACGGCAAGCCTGAAGACATCCATTGGTTCGAAGCTTCACCGACCTATGTGCTTCACTGGACCAATGCCTGGGAGGAAGACGACGAGGTTGTCCTTGAAGGTTACTACCAAGACAAGCCGATGCCCGATCCGATCGAAGAAGCGGGCGAATACAGCCACATGATGGCGTTTGTCGACGAACACTCGTTCCTGCCGCGCCTCCACCGCTGGCGCTTCAATCTCAAGACTGGCGAGACCACCGAAGAGCGCCTGAGCGACAGCATCGTCGAGTTCGGGATGATCAATCCAGACTACCTGATGCGCAAGAGCCGCTATGTCTGGTCGACCACCACGCGCCCCGGATGGTTCCTGTTCAATGGCTATATCCGCCACGATACAGAAACCGGTTCAGAGGTGACCTACCAGCTCCCAGAAGGGGTCTATGCCAGCGAAAGTCCGATGGTTCCGCGCAAAGGAGCGGCAGCCGAAGATGATGGCTACCTCATCACCTTCCTGATCGACGAAAACCGAGGCACCTCGGAATGCGCCATCCTGGATGCCTCAGATATCGCCAAGGGACCAATCTGCCGCCTCGCACTTCCACACAAGATTTCAAGCGGCGTCCATTCAACCTGGGTGGAGCATTCTCAGCTGAATGCGGATGCCGATTTCAGGCGCGGCCTACTCGCCGCGGCATGA
- a CDS encoding transcriptional regulator: MNAPSTHWKPARSSAPTIFNKEARAKFGAHYPEGPHQLRHALDRHPLLEIDALADLAERLPETSVEYNRGDLPIGVDGKPDANGLSIADTIRHVHEANSWAVLKNVEQVPSYEALLSDLLGELKEEIEAKTGPMLTPQGFIFISSPNAVTPYHFDPEHNILLQVAGSKTMTQFQAGNPKFASDEMHESYHSGGPRELRWEDDFLKSGWEFHLGQGEAVYVPVMAPHFVRNGPDSSISLSITWRSKWSYDESDARCTNALMRRVGLTPRATKRWPATNLKKSLAFRAWRKVFGRWGLQ, from the coding sequence ATGAACGCCCCCAGCACCCACTGGAAACCGGCCCGTTCTTCGGCTCCAACGATCTTCAACAAGGAAGCACGCGCCAAATTCGGGGCTCACTATCCCGAAGGACCGCACCAGCTGCGCCATGCGCTCGATAGGCATCCGCTGCTTGAAATCGACGCGCTGGCTGATCTTGCCGAACGCCTTCCGGAAACCAGCGTTGAATACAATCGCGGCGACTTGCCGATCGGAGTCGATGGCAAACCGGACGCAAACGGGCTGAGCATTGCAGATACGATCCGGCACGTGCACGAAGCGAACAGCTGGGCCGTGCTGAAGAACGTCGAGCAAGTGCCATCATACGAGGCGTTGCTGTCGGACCTTTTGGGTGAGTTGAAAGAGGAAATCGAAGCGAAGACGGGCCCCATGCTGACCCCCCAGGGCTTCATCTTTATTTCCAGTCCCAACGCAGTCACGCCGTACCACTTCGACCCGGAGCACAACATCCTGCTTCAGGTTGCAGGCTCGAAAACGATGACTCAGTTCCAGGCAGGCAATCCTAAATTTGCGTCCGATGAAATGCACGAAAGCTACCATTCGGGCGGGCCGCGAGAATTGAGGTGGGAAGATGACTTCCTGAAGAGCGGCTGGGAGTTTCACCTTGGACAGGGTGAGGCGGTGTACGTGCCAGTGATGGCTCCTCACTTCGTCCGCAACGGCCCCGACAGCTCGATTTCGCTGTCGATCACTTGGCGATCAAAGTGGAGCTATGACGAAAGCGACGCGCGCTGCACCAATGCCCTGATGCGCCGTGTCGGACTCACGCCGCGCGCAACCAAGCGCTGGCCTGCCACCAACCTCAAAAAATCGCTCGCATTTCGCGCTTGGCGCAAGGTTTTTGGACGCTGGGGGCTGCAATGA
- a CDS encoding universal stress protein: MKSLLLHIDGDSCMEARMQVALDIARATGAHITCLQAVSFEVFAPGDFYGSAMAAAMPKIKEAAEDLRKRIEDDLSNEDVSWEWQFLYGMAEHRLLEQSALHDVIIVGPNDIGEKGKGASRMVGELVLKAPVPVLVVPKSTKRLDVTAPMMVAWNGSSEACVALRTATPLLACASKVFLVSVAEETDKQRFDFPAVEGAQYLSRYGIDPEIVEVLRGDAKISDTLFSAAQMRDCSMMVMGAYGHSRLSEMLLGGVTRRSLSDPQLPMFLAH, translated from the coding sequence ATGAAATCCCTGCTGCTCCATATCGATGGCGATTCTTGCATGGAGGCGCGCATGCAAGTTGCACTCGATATTGCCCGTGCGACCGGTGCGCATATCACTTGCCTGCAAGCGGTCAGTTTCGAGGTCTTTGCGCCCGGCGACTTCTATGGCTCCGCAATGGCTGCCGCGATGCCCAAGATAAAGGAGGCAGCTGAGGATCTGCGCAAGCGGATTGAGGACGATCTGTCCAATGAGGACGTGTCGTGGGAATGGCAGTTTCTTTATGGGATGGCGGAGCACCGGTTGCTTGAACAATCTGCGCTGCACGACGTGATCATCGTCGGCCCCAATGACATTGGCGAGAAGGGCAAGGGCGCGTCACGCATGGTGGGTGAGTTGGTCTTGAAAGCCCCTGTGCCCGTTCTGGTCGTGCCGAAATCAACCAAACGGCTCGACGTTACCGCGCCTATGATGGTGGCTTGGAATGGATCGTCGGAAGCATGCGTCGCGCTTCGTACAGCAACGCCGTTGCTTGCCTGCGCAAGCAAGGTCTTTCTCGTGAGCGTTGCCGAGGAAACGGACAAGCAACGGTTTGATTTTCCTGCGGTTGAAGGGGCGCAATATCTCAGTCGCTATGGCATCGATCCTGAAATCGTCGAAGTCCTCCGCGGCGATGCCAAGATCTCCGATACGCTGTTTTCAGCAGCACAAATGCGCGATTGCAGCATGATGGTGATGGGCGCTTACGGCCACTCGCGGCTGTCTGAGATGCTATTGGGCGGCGTAACCCGGCGTTCGCTCAGCGACCCGCAATTGCCGATGTTCCTGGCGCATTGA
- a CDS encoding sodium-translocating pyrophosphatase, whose translation MDLILISIGLGVLAIVYGFVTSRQVLGASAGNEKMQEIAGAIQEGAQAYLNRQYTTIGIVGVVAAVIVGVALGYVPAVGFVIGAVLSGVAGYIGMNISVRSNVRTAAAAEQGLQQGLTIAFRAGAITGMLVAGLALLAIAVFFYVLVGPMALAPNDRTVIDGLVGLAFGASLISIFARLGGGIFTKAADVGADLVGKVEASIPEDDPRNPATIADNVGDNVGDCAGMAADLFETYVVTVGATMVLTALLFADVLGDLLLPMMALPLLIGGACIVTSIIGTYFVRLGNGSNVMGAMYKGFIVTAVLAIPLIYGATQFALGDMNAVLNAGDTVEFNGMDLFYCSLIGLALTGIIIWITEYYTGTNFRPVRSIAKASETGHGTNVIQGLAISLESTALPTIVIIAAIIGAYQLAGLIGLAFGATAMLALAGMVVALDAYGPVTDNAGGIAEMAGLDESVREKTDLLDAVGNTTKAVTKGYAIGSAGLAALVLFAAYTADLRAYFPSAEVNFSLENPYVIVGLLLGALLPYLFGAMGMTAVGRAAGDVVVDVRDQFANDPGIMAGTSRPDYARTVDLVTKAAIKEMIIPSLLPVLAPIVTYYVIYFLAGQNEAFAALGALLLGVIVGGLFVALSMTAGGGAWDNAKKYIEDGNHGGKGSEAHKAAVTGDTVGDPYKDTAGPAVNPMIKITNIVALLLLAALAGH comes from the coding sequence GTGGACCTTATTCTCATATCAATCGGGTTGGGTGTGCTTGCCATCGTGTATGGCTTCGTCACCAGCCGCCAAGTGCTCGGCGCGAGCGCTGGCAATGAAAAAATGCAAGAAATTGCAGGCGCAATTCAGGAAGGCGCACAGGCCTATCTGAACCGCCAATACACCACCATCGGCATCGTCGGTGTGGTTGCTGCAGTGATCGTCGGCGTCGCGCTGGGTTACGTCCCTGCGGTCGGTTTTGTGATCGGCGCGGTTCTGTCTGGCGTTGCCGGCTATATCGGGATGAACATCTCGGTGCGTTCTAACGTACGGACCGCAGCTGCCGCCGAACAAGGCCTGCAACAGGGCCTCACCATCGCCTTCCGCGCAGGTGCCATCACCGGCATGCTCGTGGCAGGTCTCGCGCTTCTCGCGATCGCCGTATTCTTCTATGTGCTCGTGGGTCCGATGGCGCTCGCGCCAAATGACCGCACCGTCATCGATGGCCTCGTAGGTCTCGCTTTCGGTGCGTCGCTGATCTCGATTTTCGCGCGTCTCGGCGGCGGTATCTTCACCAAGGCTGCTGATGTTGGCGCTGACCTTGTCGGGAAGGTCGAAGCCAGCATTCCGGAAGACGATCCACGCAACCCGGCAACCATCGCCGATAACGTGGGCGACAATGTTGGTGACTGCGCTGGTATGGCAGCCGACCTGTTCGAGACCTATGTCGTGACCGTTGGCGCGACGATGGTTTTGACAGCTCTGCTGTTCGCTGATGTCCTCGGCGATCTGCTGTTGCCGATGATGGCGCTTCCGCTGCTGATCGGCGGTGCTTGTATCGTCACTTCGATCATCGGCACCTATTTTGTCCGTCTCGGCAATGGCAGCAATGTTATGGGCGCGATGTACAAGGGCTTCATCGTCACCGCCGTTCTGGCGATCCCGTTGATCTATGGTGCCACGCAATTCGCACTGGGTGACATGAACGCCGTGCTGAACGCAGGCGATACGGTTGAATTCAACGGTATGGACCTGTTCTATTGCTCGCTGATCGGCCTCGCACTGACCGGTATCATCATCTGGATCACCGAGTACTACACCGGCACGAATTTCCGTCCGGTTCGCTCGATCGCCAAGGCTTCGGAAACGGGCCATGGCACCAACGTGATCCAGGGTCTGGCGATCAGCCTTGAATCGACGGCACTGCCGACCATCGTGATCATTGCGGCGATCATCGGCGCATATCAGCTGGCCGGCCTGATCGGGCTCGCATTCGGCGCGACCGCGATGCTGGCGCTAGCCGGTATGGTCGTTGCGCTCGATGCGTACGGTCCGGTTACCGATAATGCTGGCGGCATCGCCGAAATGGCGGGTCTGGACGAAAGCGTTCGTGAAAAGACCGACCTGCTTGATGCCGTGGGTAACACCACCAAGGCCGTGACCAAAGGCTATGCCATCGGTTCGGCAGGTCTTGCGGCTCTGGTTCTGTTCGCGGCTTACACGGCTGACCTTCGGGCATATTTCCCGAGCGCTGAAGTCAATTTCAGCCTTGAGAACCCGTATGTGATCGTTGGTCTGCTACTCGGCGCGTTGCTGCCCTATCTGTTCGGGGCGATGGGCATGACCGCTGTCGGCCGGGCAGCTGGCGACGTGGTTGTCGACGTGCGCGACCAGTTCGCGAACGATCCGGGAATCATGGCAGGCACCAGCCGTCCGGACTATGCCCGCACGGTCGATCTCGTGACCAAGGCTGCGATCAAGGAAATGATCATTCCGTCACTGCTGCCGGTGCTCGCACCGATTGTGACCTACTATGTGATCTACTTCCTGGCCGGCCAGAACGAGGCGTTCGCCGCTCTGGGTGCTCTGCTGCTCGGCGTGATCGTCGGCGGCCTGTTCGTCGCGCTTTCCATGACTGCCGGTGGCGGTGCTTGGGATAACGCCAAGAAGTACATCGAGGACGGCAATCACGGCGGCAAAGGCTCCGAAGCTCACAAGGCTGCGGTGACCGGCGACACTGTGGGCGACCCATACAAGGACACCGCAGGCCCTGCGGTGAACCCGATGATCAAGATCACCAACATCGTGGCGCTGCTACTGCTCGCCGCGCTGGCCGGGCACTAA
- a CDS encoding glutathionylspermidine synthase family protein: MQRRTVKPREDWQAIAEQNGFLFHHVDGDIYWDESACWQFTLREVEDEIEDPTTELYAMCLSLVDDACASQQIMEQLAIPEYAWDMIANSWRGGDMSLYGRFDFAYDGSGPAKMLEFNADTPTSIYETAFFQWGWLEDMISEGELPEGTDQFNRLHEALIERFGQILTPGSLMHFSAVEEHIEDRATVKYLEDLAGQAGIEPKFVSVEKIGLDEEGRFLDHEGYQIGAMFKLYPWEDMLREEFGQHAANSGTTFVEPAWKAILSNKAALPLLWQRHRGHRNLLPAFFAGSDEAAELSSQPHVAKPFFSREGADISLFDGSATHSGPAEGYGEEGAIIQAYAPIARSGDNHAVIGSWVVGDDAVAMSVREDASPITRDLARFVPNIILD, encoded by the coding sequence ATGCAACGCAGAACGGTGAAGCCGCGCGAAGACTGGCAGGCGATTGCTGAACAAAACGGCTTCCTGTTCCACCATGTCGACGGCGATATCTATTGGGACGAAAGCGCATGCTGGCAGTTCACCCTGCGCGAGGTCGAAGACGAGATCGAAGATCCGACGACTGAGCTTTACGCCATGTGCCTTTCGCTGGTCGACGATGCGTGCGCATCGCAGCAGATCATGGAGCAACTGGCGATCCCCGAATATGCGTGGGACATGATCGCCAATTCATGGCGCGGCGGCGATATGTCGCTCTATGGCCGGTTCGATTTCGCCTATGACGGCAGCGGCCCCGCCAAGATGCTGGAATTTAACGCAGACACGCCGACCAGCATTTACGAAACGGCATTCTTTCAGTGGGGTTGGCTCGAAGACATGATCTCTGAAGGCGAGCTGCCCGAGGGGACGGACCAATTCAATCGGCTGCACGAGGCGCTGATCGAACGGTTTGGCCAGATCCTGACCCCCGGCAGCCTGATGCACTTCTCGGCTGTTGAGGAACATATCGAAGACCGCGCGACAGTGAAGTATCTGGAGGATCTCGCAGGTCAGGCTGGAATTGAACCCAAATTCGTGTCGGTCGAAAAGATCGGATTGGATGAGGAAGGCCGGTTCCTAGACCACGAAGGCTACCAGATCGGCGCCATGTTCAAGCTGTATCCATGGGAAGACATGCTGCGCGAGGAATTCGGCCAGCACGCCGCCAACTCAGGTACAACCTTTGTCGAACCTGCATGGAAGGCGATCCTTTCGAACAAGGCAGCTCTGCCGCTGCTATGGCAGCGTCATAGGGGTCATCGGAACCTGCTGCCGGCATTCTTTGCGGGGAGCGACGAGGCAGCGGAACTATCGAGCCAACCTCACGTGGCCAAGCCTTTCTTCAGCCGCGAAGGAGCCGACATTTCGCTGTTTGATGGATCCGCAACGCATAGCGGACCAGCGGAAGGTTACGGGGAAGAAGGCGCCATAATTCAAGCCTATGCTCCCATCGCCCGCTCAGGCGACAATCACGCGGTCATCGGCAGCTGGGTCGTGGGGGACGATGCAGTCGCCATGTCGGTGCGCGAGGATGCAAGCCCAATTACCCGCGACCTCGCGCGCTTCGTCCCAAACATTATACTGGATTAG
- a CDS encoding GNAT family N-acetyltransferase, whose amino-acid sequence MNAPFSHDEITSRQSEIDVLADADDPCRSFLRASWFQAGEEPATSVVTARDKNGSARAAFPLRAKAIGPVSINQIAGAYWPFRGCPVDRAASAEALAEALEGKTTRSQLGNVWRMGPVVDDDPALDLLKEAAKSAGWHILSRPVGSLFVLDLVALTASGNWPSSKGQQKDRWRVRQLEKTGPVNITHFTGDDWTSQTRDAIAEIEANSWVGKLDEGGDTKFLDPSLRTFWEGVAKDPAIAAMIRGSLLHVGDTPAAFTFGLDCGDTRYCVANNFDQQFHKFSPGRILLYDDFTSAAARGLARIDWGLGDGGYKRQMGAEECSTVSDLLFVRGAIPAALLRRVWQR is encoded by the coding sequence ATGAACGCACCGTTTTCGCATGACGAGATCACATCCCGACAATCGGAAATCGATGTGCTCGCAGACGCCGACGATCCATGTCGATCCTTCCTTCGAGCAAGTTGGTTTCAAGCCGGAGAAGAGCCAGCGACCTCGGTCGTCACGGCTCGCGACAAGAATGGCAGTGCGCGCGCGGCATTTCCCTTGCGAGCAAAGGCGATCGGGCCAGTCTCGATCAATCAGATAGCCGGAGCCTACTGGCCGTTTCGTGGCTGTCCCGTAGACAGGGCGGCTTCTGCCGAAGCTCTGGCGGAGGCTTTGGAAGGCAAGACCACCCGGTCCCAGCTAGGCAATGTCTGGCGCATGGGGCCGGTCGTGGATGACGATCCCGCGCTCGATCTGCTCAAAGAAGCAGCCAAGTCAGCAGGGTGGCACATTCTGTCGCGCCCGGTCGGCTCGCTTTTCGTGCTCGATCTTGTTGCACTCACGGCATCCGGCAATTGGCCGTCATCCAAAGGCCAACAAAAAGACCGCTGGCGTGTGCGTCAGCTCGAAAAGACCGGTCCGGTCAACATCACTCACTTCACGGGTGACGACTGGACCAGCCAGACCCGTGACGCGATTGCAGAGATCGAAGCAAATTCGTGGGTTGGTAAGCTTGATGAGGGCGGCGACACCAAGTTTCTTGATCCGAGTCTGCGCACCTTCTGGGAAGGCGTCGCTAAGGACCCCGCGATCGCGGCAATGATCCGTGGCAGTTTGCTGCATGTTGGTGACACACCTGCCGCCTTCACGTTCGGTCTCGATTGCGGCGACACGCGCTATTGCGTCGCCAACAATTTCGATCAGCAATTCCACAAATTCAGCCCTGGCAGAATCTTGCTCTACGATGACTTCACCAGCGCCGCTGCACGCGGGCTTGCGCGGATCGACTGGGGTCTGGGCGATGGCGGGTACAAACGTCAGATGGGCGCGGAGGAATGTTCGACCGTGTCCGACCTGCTCTTCGTACGTGGGGCAATCCCTGCTGCGCTGCTGCGCAGGGTGTGGCAGCGCTGA
- a CDS encoding DUF1190 domain-containing protein, with protein MKQDGFAQRKRSSRVALTTMAALTGGAMLSACGSDAPETGGDVADANAEEVQVFENVFACAKVTGKTTQECSEMREEAIAVAAKEAPRFAALQDCEAEYGAGQCVEADKAGDQPVEEQARSGRSHFSPFVVAWFSRGDKAGNSPLFKSKAGGFQSANGARLGYAGAPGKYFASNRAMERAKSVPKVKPASKMAKAAGFGSRNKSWNLADRNSAKSSASARSRGG; from the coding sequence ATGAAACAAGACGGTTTTGCTCAACGGAAACGCTCATCGCGGGTCGCATTGACGACTATGGCTGCTTTGACAGGCGGCGCGATGCTGTCCGCATGTGGCAGCGATGCCCCGGAAACGGGCGGCGACGTTGCCGATGCAAATGCCGAAGAGGTGCAGGTATTCGAGAACGTTTTTGCCTGTGCCAAGGTGACCGGAAAGACCACCCAGGAATGCAGCGAGATGCGCGAAGAAGCGATCGCTGTCGCAGCCAAGGAAGCGCCGCGATTCGCTGCGCTTCAGGATTGCGAAGCCGAATATGGCGCCGGGCAATGTGTCGAGGCCGACAAGGCTGGCGATCAGCCAGTTGAGGAACAAGCGCGCTCGGGACGGAGCCATTTCTCTCCGTTCGTGGTGGCATGGTTCTCTCGCGGGGATAAAGCGGGCAACTCACCGCTGTTCAAATCGAAAGCGGGCGGGTTCCAGTCGGCCAATGGGGCGCGGCTGGGCTATGCTGGCGCACCGGGCAAGTATTTCGCTTCGAACCGCGCGATGGAGCGCGCGAAATCCGTGCCGAAGGTCAAGCCAGCTTCGAAAATGGCAAAGGCTGCCGGGTTCGGTTCGCGCAATAAATCGTGGAACCTCGCGGATCGCAACAGTGCCAAGAGCAGCGCTTCGGCTCGCAGCCGCGGCGGCTAA
- a CDS encoding acyl-CoA thioesterase II: MTDTPTNEQLVAGLVKLLTVEKRAADVHAGRPQKGGVGRVFGGQVLAQALQAAQSSVPKGKIAHSMHAYFLRGGKEGREIEYRIQRDFDGRSFANRRVVAAQENEDGSCTPILNLTASFQVPEKGLEHVDAQMPDVTGPDDLKSDMQMRREIAEKLGDKLGDAQRALMLRPRPIEMRTIDRLHWMNSEPREPRAHTWFRTAASLPDDPALHRAIMTYASDYTLLGTSALPHGLSWMRGELVGASLDHAIWFHREARADEWLLYATDAPWSGAGRGFNRGRIFNQAGELVASVAQEGMMRKRKAP; this comes from the coding sequence ATGACGGATACTCCCACAAATGAGCAATTGGTCGCCGGGCTTGTCAAACTCCTGACAGTCGAAAAACGCGCCGCCGATGTGCATGCCGGTCGCCCGCAAAAAGGCGGCGTTGGCCGGGTGTTCGGTGGTCAGGTGCTCGCGCAGGCACTTCAGGCGGCTCAATCCAGCGTGCCAAAAGGCAAGATCGCGCATTCGATGCACGCCTATTTCCTGCGCGGCGGCAAAGAAGGACGAGAGATCGAATACCGCATTCAGCGCGACTTCGACGGACGTAGCTTTGCCAATCGGCGGGTTGTCGCAGCGCAAGAGAACGAGGACGGTTCATGCACGCCGATCCTGAACCTCACAGCGAGTTTCCAAGTGCCTGAAAAAGGGCTCGAGCACGTCGATGCGCAGATGCCCGATGTCACAGGCCCCGACGATCTCAAATCAGACATGCAAATGCGCCGTGAAATTGCAGAGAAACTCGGCGACAAGCTCGGGGATGCGCAGCGTGCGCTGATGCTGCGTCCACGCCCGATCGAAATGCGCACGATTGACCGGTTGCACTGGATGAACAGCGAACCGAGAGAGCCACGCGCGCATACGTGGTTCCGTACCGCAGCGTCTTTGCCAGATGATCCGGCACTGCACCGCGCGATCATGACCTATGCGAGCGACTACACGTTGCTCGGCACGAGCGCCCTGCCCCATGGGCTTTCATGGATGCGCGGTGAGTTGGTCGGTGCGAGCCTCGACCATGCGATCTGGTTTCACCGCGAAGCACGGGCAGACGAGTGGCTGCTCTACGCCACCGACGCTCCATGGTCAGGCGCAGGACGTGGATTCAATCGCGGTCGCATCTTCAACCAGGCCGGCGAGCTTGTCGCCAGCGTGGCTCAGGAAGGCATGATGCGAAAGCGGAAAGCTCCTTAA
- a CDS encoding GNAT family N-acetyltransferase, whose amino-acid sequence MASSPTLLRTTSSADPAQDQRDSARMASAAEARDPLFLAAWEALAEQACEPNPFFEPWFVLPSLDAFGAEAHTSLFAHYTDGALTGVLPIGRSADYYGYPVPHAASWLHDNVFCGAPLVARGAEHSFWRALLAELDRNPRISLFLHVPHLPADGPLSGALNDVLTQQSRASYIALQQNRAMLASDLSAEDYLAGSMSTKKRKELRRQHKRLSEEGTLTFERCENADSIAQWISDFLALEAKGWKGEAGSALADADATRSFFADTLTGAAQAGRLERLTMRLDGRPIAMLANFVTAPGVYSFKTTFDESYARFSPGLLIQLENLSLLDHRDIQWADSCAAEGHSMIERLWREKRTLKSHNIALGGPLRRAAFKRLMAYETRDRSRP is encoded by the coding sequence ATGGCGAGTTCGCCAACCCTGCTCAGAACGACTTCGTCCGCTGACCCTGCACAGGATCAGCGCGACAGCGCTCGCATGGCCTCGGCGGCGGAAGCGCGTGACCCTTTGTTTCTGGCGGCCTGGGAAGCGCTGGCTGAACAAGCATGCGAGCCCAATCCATTTTTCGAGCCATGGTTCGTGCTCCCCTCGCTTGATGCCTTTGGAGCGGAAGCACACACATCCCTGTTCGCTCACTACACCGACGGCGCGCTCACAGGTGTTCTGCCTATCGGACGCTCAGCAGATTATTACGGCTATCCGGTCCCACATGCGGCGAGTTGGCTCCACGACAACGTCTTTTGCGGCGCGCCTTTGGTTGCGCGCGGGGCAGAGCACTCCTTCTGGCGCGCTTTGCTGGCTGAACTCGATCGCAATCCGCGCATTTCACTATTCTTGCATGTGCCGCACCTTCCGGCTGACGGGCCCTTGAGCGGCGCGCTCAACGATGTGCTGACCCAGCAATCTCGCGCGTCTTACATCGCGCTCCAGCAAAACCGCGCGATGCTCGCTTCGGACCTCTCGGCCGAGGACTACCTCGCCGGATCGATGAGCACGAAGAAGCGAAAGGAATTGCGCCGCCAGCACAAGCGCCTGTCCGAAGAGGGCACGCTGACCTTTGAGCGCTGCGAAAACGCCGACAGTATTGCGCAGTGGATCAGCGATTTCCTCGCGCTTGAAGCCAAAGGCTGGAAAGGCGAAGCCGGTTCTGCTCTTGCAGATGCCGATGCTACCCGTAGCTTCTTCGCCGACACGCTGACCGGCGCTGCTCAGGCGGGAAGACTCGAACGACTGACCATGCGGCTCGATGGCCGCCCGATAGCGATGTTGGCAAACTTCGTTACCGCGCCGGGCGTCTATAGTTTCAAGACCACATTCGACGAGAGCTATGCGCGCTTTTCTCCCGGCCTGCTGATCCAGTTGGAGAACCTCTCACTTCTGGATCACAGGGACATCCAATGGGCAGACAGCTGTGCCGCTGAAGGCCATTCGATGATCGAACGGCTGTGGCGCGAAAAGCGCACTCTCAAGAGCCACAACATCGCACTCGGAGGCCCCCTCCGCCGCGCCGCCTTCAAGCGATTGATGGCCTACGAAACCCGCGACAGGAGCAGACCATGA